A region from the Kineothrix sp. IPX-CK genome encodes:
- a CDS encoding ABC transporter substrate-binding protein, whose product MKREKYCSVICIIFLLFLMGCGLKMDLSYDEPLVVDVFDSVANYEGMQSGWFAKVVKDDFNMELNVIAPNVAGGGNTLFDIRSAAGNLGDLIICNGEEDTLQKLVNSGLVLNMEPYLKDKEIMRFESAIKDVNRNLSPEGIYAIPSEVSLNSPMTPSEGLEPTYGPYLRWDLYKKLGYPTIGTLEDLLPILTQMQKLEPFAENGEKTYAFSFFKDWDGNMMNAAKQPCCFYGWDELGFLLLKADSDEYQSIIDSDSMYVRVLKWYFEANQLGLVDPQSQTQSYNDVAQKYEDGQVLYSPWPWVAQIEYNTLARRNEGKGFMIADMEDMNIYSYGCNQSGSRKTVILVGSHTKDPERLMDFVDWMYSSDGIRSIGPQSSAGTAGPEGLCWEYDEKGAPRLTEFGEKALSDPESEMPDEWGTGTWAEGISVLNFMPVAPCEVDEDGYPYAYRLWDSVRDMEETALEKDWKEVMQADNTRDFLLKNDKMVVSPGCNFTYTISSEIETLRGQCRNVIQKYSWEMIFAEDEAEFYQLLSKMQNEALSLGYDKVVEVDIKDALSFQAERIRVVEEYENDREQ is encoded by the coding sequence ATGAAGCGGGAAAAGTATTGTTCGGTTATATGTATTATTTTCCTTCTGTTTCTGATGGGGTGTGGGTTAAAGATGGATCTGAGTTACGATGAACCCCTGGTTGTAGATGTATTTGACAGTGTGGCAAATTACGAGGGAATGCAGTCGGGATGGTTTGCCAAGGTGGTGAAGGATGATTTCAACATGGAATTAAACGTAATTGCCCCGAATGTAGCGGGAGGAGGTAACACACTTTTTGATATACGCTCAGCCGCAGGCAATCTGGGGGACCTGATCATATGCAACGGAGAGGAAGATACTCTGCAGAAGCTGGTGAATTCCGGACTGGTGTTGAATATGGAACCTTACTTGAAGGATAAGGAAATCATGCGTTTTGAGTCTGCGATAAAAGATGTGAATAGAAATTTATCTCCTGAGGGAATATATGCCATTCCCTCAGAGGTATCCCTGAATTCACCGATGACGCCGAGCGAGGGCTTGGAGCCTACCTATGGTCCGTATCTGCGCTGGGATTTATACAAGAAACTGGGCTATCCTACGATTGGCACCCTGGAGGATTTGCTGCCTATTCTTACTCAGATGCAGAAGCTGGAACCCTTTGCGGAAAACGGAGAAAAAACATATGCTTTTTCCTTTTTCAAAGATTGGGACGGCAATATGATGAATGCAGCTAAACAGCCTTGCTGCTTCTATGGATGGGATGAGTTGGGCTTCCTGCTTCTGAAGGCGGACAGCGATGAATATCAAAGCATCATCGATTCCGATTCTATGTACGTGCGTGTTCTGAAATGGTATTTCGAAGCGAACCAATTGGGTCTGGTAGATCCTCAGTCGCAGACACAGAGCTATAATGATGTTGCCCAGAAGTATGAGGATGGGCAGGTGCTATATTCCCCATGGCCGTGGGTGGCACAGATAGAATACAACACTCTGGCAAGAAGGAATGAAGGAAAAGGCTTCATGATAGCAGATATGGAAGATATGAATATATACTCTTATGGATGTAATCAGAGCGGGAGCCGCAAAACGGTTATTTTAGTAGGCTCCCATACGAAGGATCCTGAACGGCTGATGGACTTTGTTGACTGGATGTATTCTTCGGACGGTATACGCAGTATCGGCCCTCAAAGCTCTGCGGGCACTGCGGGGCCGGAAGGATTGTGTTGGGAATACGACGAAAAGGGTGCTCCCCGGCTGACTGAGTTTGGCGAGAAAGCACTGTCGGATCCCGAATCAGAAATGCCGGATGAATGGGGAACCGGAACGTGGGCGGAAGGAATCTCCGTACTTAACTTCATGCCTGTGGCCCCCTGTGAGGTGGATGAGGACGGCTATCCATACGCGTACCGGCTCTGGGATTCCGTCCGGGATATGGAAGAGACAGCTTTGGAAAAAGACTGGAAAGAGGTCATGCAGGCGGATAACACCCGGGATTTCCTCTTAAAGAATGACAAGATGGTTGTTTCCCCGGGCTGCAATTTTACATATACAATCAGCTCGGAGATAGAAACGCTGCGGGGACAGTGCAGGAATGTGATTCAGAAATATTCATGGGAAATGATATTTGCTGAGGACGAGGCCGAATTTTATCAGTTATTGAGCAAGATGCAGAATGAAGCGCTGAGCCTTGGCTACGACAAGGTAGTAGAGGTGGATATCAAGGATGCCCTGAGTTTTCAGGCGGAGCGTATCAGAGTGGTGGAGGAGTATGAAAATGATAGAGAGCAGTAA